A portion of the Gigantopelta aegis isolate Gae_Host chromosome 10, Gae_host_genome, whole genome shotgun sequence genome contains these proteins:
- the LOC121383479 gene encoding uncharacterized protein LOC121383479, producing MSVPQLASADSQNDLVKRSLAMAMISDRYPEESWIHAYTDGSSTNAVANGGAGIFIKLPSRNTLTAKVPTGTHSSNYNAETHALIQAATMIKDAKEDCQQVVFLTDALSVLQALQGEKLPHLNEAMQEVAKERRVALQWIPAHCGIPGNEEADRLAKLGANHVQPSNNISFSEKKTLIKAANRPRTEQDDYHLLSRLEQVTLLRLRTGHNRLNAHMFRKFKLAATPTCSCGLEDQTAEHILQACPIHQDLRQAEWPIETAIHTKLYGKRGELEKTAHFILQTGLLV from the coding sequence ATGTCTGTCCCACAGTTGGCTTCAGCAGACTCCCAAAACGACCTGGTCAAACGGTCACTGGCAATGGCTATGATCAGTGACCGGTACCCAGAAGAATCTTGGATCCATGCATACACTGATGGTTCGTCAACAAATGCTGTGGCCAATGGAGGGGCAGGCATATTTATCAAGCTCCCTTCAAGAAATACCCTAACTGCAAAAGTACCAACCGGCACCCACAGTTCCAACTACAATGCAGAAACCCATGCACTTATTCAGGCTGCTACAATGATCAAGGATGCAAAAGAAGACTGTCAACAAGTTGTCTTCCTCACAGATGCTCTCTCAGTCCTACAAGCCTTGCAAGGGGAAAAACTTCCTCACCTGAATGAAGCCATGCAAGAGGTAGCAAAGGAAAGACGAGTAGCTCTACAGTGGATCCCAGCACATTGTGGGATTCCAGGAAATGAGGAAGCAGACAGGCTAGCCAAGCTAGGAGCTAATCATGTACAGCCCAGCAACAACATTAGCTTCTCAGAGAAGAAAACCTTGATAAAGGCAGCCAACAGACCCAGGACAGAACAAGATGATTACCACCTTCTCAGTCGCTTGGAACAAGTAACTCTGTTGAGACTCCGGACAGGCCACAACCGACTGAATGCTCACATGTTCAGAAAGTTTAAACTTGCAGCAACACCAACCTGCAGTTGTGGCCTGGAAGACCAAACAGCAGAACACATCTTACAGGCGTGTCCAATTCATCAAGACCTGAGACAAGCTGAGTGGCCAATCGAAACTGCCATACACACCAAACTCTATGGAAAGAGAGGCGAACTGGAAAAAACAGCTCATTTTATCTTACAGACTGGACTATTGGTCTAA